In the Longimicrobium sp. genome, one interval contains:
- a CDS encoding crossover junction endodeoxyribonuclease RuvC yields MLKPQRSYALSDLPWTDVALHLRRDRRLIIPVGACDQSGPHLPVGAGTCVAEALARDLSQEFGVLRAPTFHYGVNLPGEEAYAGTAALRAKTLHRALNEILAAWQPEEAAVEHTYVNKNPGAALKLGQAR; encoded by the coding sequence ATGCTCAAACCCCAGCGCTCCTACGCACTTTCGGACCTGCCGTGGACCGACGTCGCCCTGCACCTGCGGCGCGACCGCCGGCTGATCATTCCCGTGGGGGCCTGCGACCAGTCGGGGCCCCACCTGCCCGTGGGCGCGGGCACCTGCGTGGCCGAGGCGCTGGCGCGCGACCTGTCGCAGGAGTTCGGGGTGCTGCGCGCGCCCACCTTCCACTACGGCGTCAACCTCCCCGGCGAGGAGGCGTACGCCGGCACCGCCGCCCTGCGCGCCAAGACGCTGCACCGCGCGCTGAACGAGATCCTCGCCGCCTGGCAGCCGGAGGAGGCGGCGGTGGAGCATACCTATGTCAACAAGAACCCCGGTGCCGCGCTCAAGCTCGGCCAGGCCCGC